A single genomic interval of Pyrobaculum arsenaticum DSM 13514 harbors:
- a CDS encoding glycoside hydrolase family 57 protein, with the protein MDVVLFFEVHQPRRLRPDLYRVFPSKPLEGEIFYEELDRHVFERVSERVYRKSTKILLDAAREVPGLRVTFSVSGLALEQMRRWAPDVLDLFREMAAREVAEFAAQTYYHSLAWFVDREEFREQVEMQVKAVEELIGYKPRAAENTEFIYNNDVACFLHSMGFSTVVTEGVDWVLGWRSPNYVYKAWGCDARVLVRNYRLSDDVGFRFGARWWDQWPLTADKYAAWLEATPGDVVLIAVDYETFGEHHWPESGIHEFLRWLPREVAKRPRLQFATVSEATRSHTPRDVYDVPPWATISWADERDLSAWLGNELQRNAFSLLSWLYPYAKALGGEVLKLWRMLSTSDHLYYQATKMGPAGEVHSYFSPYGSAYKAHDIYMAALATLFVYIREAWNREAAERLVFNDERCFYAEGVRLCSLRDLKNVDRGYKSRHRDDLRRWLTDVFMLSPEEAGSLV; encoded by the coding sequence GTGGATGTTGTCCTCTTTTTCGAGGTGCACCAGCCGCGGAGGCTTAGGCCAGACCTCTATAGAGTCTTCCCGAGCAAGCCCCTCGAGGGGGAGATCTTCTACGAGGAGTTGGATAGGCATGTGTTTGAGAGAGTTTCGGAGAGAGTTTACCGCAAGTCCACGAAGATTCTGCTAGACGCGGCGAGAGAGGTGCCTGGGCTGAGGGTCACTTTCAGCGTAAGCGGCTTGGCGCTTGAGCAGATGAGGAGGTGGGCCCCAGACGTGTTGGACTTGTTCAGGGAAATGGCGGCGAGGGAGGTGGCGGAGTTCGCGGCGCAGACGTATTACCACAGCCTGGCCTGGTTTGTCGACAGGGAGGAGTTCAGAGAACAGGTGGAAATGCAGGTCAAGGCGGTGGAGGAGCTCATAGGCTACAAGCCAAGAGCTGCGGAGAACACCGAGTTCATCTACAACAACGACGTGGCATGTTTTCTGCACTCAATGGGCTTCTCCACGGTTGTCACTGAGGGGGTGGACTGGGTGCTAGGCTGGCGGTCGCCGAACTACGTCTACAAGGCCTGGGGGTGCGACGCGCGGGTGTTGGTCAGGAACTACCGGCTCAGCGATGACGTGGGGTTTAGGTTCGGCGCCAGGTGGTGGGATCAGTGGCCCCTCACGGCGGATAAATACGCCGCCTGGCTTGAAGCGACACCTGGCGACGTCGTGTTGATAGCCGTGGACTACGAGACCTTCGGCGAGCACCACTGGCCGGAGAGCGGAATACACGAGTTTCTAAGGTGGCTACCGCGGGAGGTCGCGAAGAGGCCCCGCCTGCAGTTCGCGACTGTGAGCGAGGCAACCAGGAGCCACACGCCGAGGGATGTCTACGACGTGCCGCCGTGGGCCACCATAAGCTGGGCCGACGAACGCGACCTCTCGGCTTGGTTAGGCAACGAGCTCCAGCGAAATGCATTCTCTTTGCTGAGCTGGCTCTACCCATACGCCAAGGCCTTAGGAGGAGAGGTGTTGAAGCTCTGGAGGATGCTTTCTACAAGCGATCACTTGTACTACCAGGCGACGAAAATGGGTCCGGCCGGCGAGGTTCACTCTTATTTCAGCCCCTACGGCTCTGCCTACAAAGCACATGACATATACATGGCCGCCTTGGCTACCCTGTTTGTGTACATAAGGGAAGCGTGGAACAGAGAGGCGGCTGAGAGACTCGTGTTCAACGATGAGAGGTGCTTCTACGCCGAGGGGGTCCGGCTCTGTTCCTTGAGGGATCTCAAGAACGTCGACAGGGGCTATAAATCGCGCCATAGAGATGATCTTCGGAGGTGGTTAACCGACGTTTTTATGCTAAGCCCAGAGGAAGCCGGTAGCCTAGTGTAG
- a CDS encoding aldehyde ferredoxin oxidoreductase family protein: MAGWTGRILRVDLTRKKAVAQELDAAVAKSFIGGRGLAIKILWDELPPGVDPLSPHNKLVFATGPLTGLPGPNFGKLVVAAKSPLTRGYGDGNIGTWAAVNLRKAGYDALVVEGKAEKPSYIYIENDKVEVLDATEYWGLNAWAVEEKLQKIHGRDAAVITIGPAGENLVRFATVISQKGRSGGRPGMGAVMGSKNLKAIVVKGRGEIPLADKAAYQKLAVEAVREGSSSPSYSFWMRQGTTSTVEWAQEASVLPTYNFSEGQFDEFSKVGGAMVEKFETDLKSCPLCFMACGHWVPAESGTVEVDYENLAMLGPNLGIGDLSKVGELNRIADTMGMDTISLGNVLGYVMEAAERGYGEKLGFEVEWGDYEAAKQLALDIAYRRGVGDLLAEGVKHISERIGGQDFAIHVKGLEVSAYDCHAAPAMALAYATSPIGAHHKDAWVISWEVKTDRFGYTREKAAKVIELQRIRGGWFEAFVGCRFPWVEVSMSLDWYPKLFKAATGVDASPEYFNEVGDRIYALIRAFWIREHGGWNREKDMPPAKWFKNPLTRGPLKGAHLDYQGYNQLLDYYYELRGWDKNGVPTRETLSKLGLGYVAKELEKYVEVH; encoded by the coding sequence ATGGCAGGATGGACGGGTAGAATTCTCCGTGTGGACTTAACAAGAAAAAAGGCCGTCGCCCAGGAGCTCGACGCCGCTGTGGCCAAGTCTTTTATCGGCGGTAGGGGGCTGGCTATTAAGATCCTATGGGACGAGCTCCCGCCGGGTGTGGATCCCCTGTCTCCTCACAATAAGCTGGTATTCGCCACGGGCCCTCTCACCGGGCTACCGGGGCCTAACTTCGGCAAGTTGGTAGTGGCGGCTAAAAGCCCCCTGACAAGAGGCTACGGAGACGGGAATATTGGAACGTGGGCCGCCGTAAATCTGAGAAAGGCTGGCTACGACGCGCTTGTAGTAGAAGGCAAGGCCGAGAAGCCTTCCTATATCTACATTGAAAACGACAAAGTAGAAGTGCTCGATGCTACGGAGTACTGGGGGCTCAACGCCTGGGCTGTGGAGGAGAAGTTGCAGAAAATCCACGGCAGAGACGCGGCGGTGATCACAATTGGCCCCGCCGGCGAGAATTTGGTGCGGTTCGCCACAGTCATTTCCCAAAAGGGGCGCTCGGGCGGAAGACCAGGCATGGGCGCCGTGATGGGGTCCAAAAACCTAAAGGCGATCGTCGTAAAGGGCAGGGGTGAGATTCCGCTGGCCGATAAGGCGGCGTACCAGAAGCTGGCAGTAGAGGCCGTGAGGGAGGGCTCCTCAAGCCCCAGCTACAGCTTCTGGATGCGCCAGGGTACTACATCAACTGTAGAATGGGCGCAAGAAGCAAGCGTCCTCCCCACTTACAACTTCTCCGAGGGACAATTCGACGAGTTTTCAAAAGTAGGCGGTGCCATGGTTGAGAAGTTCGAGACAGACCTCAAGTCGTGCCCTCTATGCTTCATGGCTTGTGGCCACTGGGTGCCAGCCGAGTCGGGGACCGTGGAGGTCGACTACGAGAACTTAGCCATGCTCGGCCCCAACTTGGGGATTGGCGACCTATCCAAGGTGGGGGAGCTCAACCGCATAGCGGATACCATGGGTATGGACACAATTTCCCTGGGCAACGTCTTGGGCTACGTGATGGAGGCCGCGGAGAGGGGCTACGGCGAGAAGCTGGGGTTTGAGGTAGAGTGGGGTGACTACGAGGCGGCGAAGCAACTAGCCCTCGATATAGCCTACAGACGGGGGGTAGGAGACTTACTCGCAGAAGGGGTAAAGCATATTTCAGAGAGGATAGGCGGCCAGGACTTCGCCATACACGTAAAGGGGCTTGAGGTGTCGGCTTACGACTGCCACGCCGCCCCGGCAATGGCCCTTGCCTACGCCACTTCGCCAATCGGGGCGCACCACAAAGATGCGTGGGTTATCTCGTGGGAGGTGAAGACAGACCGCTTTGGCTACACGCGGGAGAAGGCCGCTAAGGTGATAGAGCTACAACGGATTAGGGGCGGCTGGTTCGAGGCCTTTGTCGGTTGCCGCTTCCCATGGGTTGAGGTTTCGATGTCACTCGACTGGTACCCAAAGCTTTTCAAGGCCGCCACCGGCGTCGACGCCTCGCCGGAGTACTTCAACGAGGTGGGGGACCGCATCTACGCCCTCATAAGAGCCTTCTGGATTAGGGAGCACGGCGGGTGGAACAGAGAGAAGGACATGCCGCCGGCGAAGTGGTTTAAAAACCCACTGACAAGGGGCCCACTCAAGGGTGCCCACCTCGACTACCAAGGCTACAACCAGTTGTTGGACTACTACTACGAGCTCAGAGGCTGGGACAAAAACGGGGTTCCAACAAGGGAGACACTTAGCAAGCTGGGCCTCGGCTACGTCGCCAAGGAGTTAGAAAAGTACGTCGAGGTACACTAA
- a CDS encoding glycogen/starch/alpha-glucan phosphorylase: MIVSIVPELAIEELRNFAGGLGVLEGDKFYAAARLGVPYTVITLYYPEGYVSYREENGELVPTAEGNVSEKLQLIGSSELHVRGERVAVSYLGYRLGSASAVFIRVDSPEWAVKATRRLYQEDTEAERFYKYLILARGAVDYVERYIGWDNVKFLDLQEAYTVLILFFKRHSRARLVIHTPAPWGHPTFHKRFFKDEFGFDMAMEPVILTELGLAMASEGVVVSKKMVKLTCNTFPHHCHKIRPATNAVEVPRWEHPKLANVGGLEEFKKAREEAKAEALRALGIDASGKIVISWARRITRYKRPHFALQLIQDLDRDVVFILGGRAHPADHYGIEIMAKFREVERSAENVYYFPDLTPEVTKRIIWVSDLWLFTPFSGWEASGTSFMKAGINGVPSIASRDGAVTELVKDGHNGWLFGEDRDRLLPLETPEIDEREYREFRHKVEEALNAYTSGRYWEVAYNAYRTFRGFFSMDRLFRDLGYI; encoded by the coding sequence ATGATCGTATCTATAGTGCCGGAACTTGCAATAGAGGAGCTCCGTAACTTCGCCGGGGGTCTCGGCGTCCTTGAAGGCGACAAGTTCTACGCCGCGGCGAGACTCGGAGTGCCGTACACCGTCATAACCCTCTACTATCCGGAGGGCTACGTCTCGTATAGGGAGGAGAACGGGGAGCTTGTGCCGACTGCCGAGGGAAACGTGTCGGAGAAGCTCCAGCTCATAGGCTCCTCGGAGCTCCACGTGAGGGGGGAGAGAGTGGCTGTCTCATACCTCGGCTACAGGCTGGGCAGCGCCTCCGCCGTGTTTATCAGGGTGGACTCGCCTGAGTGGGCAGTAAAGGCGACGAGGAGGCTATACCAGGAGGACACGGAGGCGGAGCGGTTTTACAAATATCTAATCTTGGCGAGGGGCGCTGTGGACTACGTGGAGAGGTACATAGGCTGGGACAACGTGAAGTTCCTCGACTTACAGGAGGCGTACACAGTGCTGATTCTTTTCTTCAAGCGGCACAGCAGGGCCCGTCTAGTTATCCACACCCCGGCGCCGTGGGGCCATCCCACCTTCCACAAGAGATTTTTCAAAGACGAGTTCGGCTTCGACATGGCCATGGAGCCCGTGATCTTAACGGAGCTGGGCTTGGCGATGGCCTCCGAGGGGGTCGTGGTGTCGAAGAAGATGGTTAAGCTTACGTGCAACACCTTTCCCCATCACTGCCACAAGATTAGGCCTGCCACCAACGCTGTGGAGGTCCCGCGGTGGGAGCACCCCAAGCTGGCCAACGTGGGGGGTCTCGAAGAGTTTAAAAAGGCTAGGGAGGAGGCGAAGGCCGAGGCCCTTAGGGCTCTGGGCATAGACGCGAGTGGGAAGATAGTAATTTCCTGGGCAAGGCGCATTACTCGGTATAAGAGACCCCACTTCGCCCTCCAGCTCATACAAGACTTGGACAGAGACGTCGTGTTTATCTTGGGGGGCAGGGCGCACCCCGCCGATCACTACGGCATAGAGATAATGGCGAAGTTCAGAGAAGTTGAGCGCAGTGCAGAAAACGTGTACTACTTCCCCGACTTGACTCCTGAGGTGACGAAGCGGATTATATGGGTCTCGGACCTCTGGCTCTTCACGCCCTTCAGCGGGTGGGAGGCCAGCGGCACTTCGTTTATGAAAGCCGGCATCAACGGCGTGCCCTCAATCGCCTCCCGCGACGGCGCCGTAACTGAGTTAGTTAAGGACGGCCACAACGGCTGGCTCTTCGGCGAGGATAGAGATCGGTTGCTACCTCTAGAAACTCCTGAAATCGATGAACGCGAGTATAGGGAGTTTAGACACAAGGTGGAGGAGGCGCTAAACGCGTACACGAGCGGCCGGTACTGGGAAGTGGCGTACAACGCCTACAGAACTTTCAGAGGATTCTTCTCAATGGATCGCTTGTTCAGGGATTTGGGTTATATCTAG
- the thiI gene encoding tRNA uracil 4-sulfurtransferase ThiI → MDEVVVVRPGEFTIKRGATRAEMEKLLLKAAREAAEECGGAKFEKEPGRIYARGDTQCLKKALARVFGVKSVSPAYVMKFEGVADIAREAARLWVGLAAGRRFAVRVHRVGNHPFTSRDVAAAVGSALVAAGARVDLENPEVEFFVEVRGDRAYFYTEVVEGPGGLPLGSEGKVLALVSGGIDSPVAAWLLMRRGAHVDVLHCNLGGTVALRHTLEVIKRLLAWSYGYNARVIIGDCSPVAKALRSGVREELWNIAFKRALYRIGAEVAKTVRAAALVTGESLGQVSSQTLQALAAAEMGVGIPILRPLIGMDKDEITKLAQRIGTYEISAKTPEYCAVFSRRPKKWATREEIEEIDFALHDAVAEVASNVKVVRKWQLAEFIKTLSPPEDIEVETPPEGAVVVDLRDEESYRKWHLPGAVRADFDEVLSLVDKLGRDKTYVFYCYSGGLSLDVAESLRKLGIKAYSLRLRRGT, encoded by the coding sequence GTGGATGAGGTGGTTGTGGTTAGGCCTGGCGAGTTTACCATTAAGAGGGGGGCCACCAGAGCGGAGATGGAAAAACTATTGCTAAAAGCGGCTAGAGAAGCCGCAGAGGAGTGCGGCGGGGCCAAATTCGAGAAGGAGCCCGGTAGGATCTATGCGCGTGGCGACACCCAGTGTCTAAAGAAGGCACTAGCGAGAGTCTTCGGCGTGAAGTCGGTTAGTCCGGCCTATGTCATGAAATTTGAGGGTGTTGCAGACATCGCCAGGGAGGCGGCGAGGCTATGGGTGGGTCTGGCGGCTGGGAGGAGGTTCGCGGTGAGGGTGCACAGGGTGGGGAACCACCCCTTTACTTCTAGAGACGTGGCGGCGGCGGTGGGCTCCGCCTTGGTGGCCGCCGGCGCGAGGGTCGATCTTGAAAACCCAGAGGTGGAGTTTTTTGTAGAGGTGAGGGGGGACAGGGCCTATTTCTACACTGAGGTGGTGGAGGGTCCGGGCGGGCTTCCCTTGGGATCTGAGGGCAAGGTGCTGGCCTTAGTGTCGGGAGGTATAGACTCGCCGGTAGCGGCCTGGTTGTTAATGAGGAGGGGGGCTCATGTTGATGTTCTCCACTGCAACCTGGGGGGCACAGTGGCGCTCAGGCATACGCTCGAGGTGATCAAAAGACTTCTGGCGTGGTCGTACGGCTACAACGCCCGTGTGATAATAGGTGACTGTAGCCCTGTGGCAAAGGCGTTGCGTAGTGGAGTGAGAGAGGAGTTGTGGAATATCGCTTTCAAAAGGGCTCTCTACCGCATAGGCGCTGAGGTTGCAAAAACTGTACGTGCCGCCGCCCTGGTCACCGGGGAATCCCTTGGCCAAGTCTCGTCACAGACGTTGCAGGCCTTGGCCGCTGCCGAGATGGGAGTGGGGATACCCATACTCCGGCCGTTGATAGGCATGGACAAAGATGAGATAACTAAACTGGCGCAGAGGATAGGGACTTACGAAATCTCCGCAAAAACGCCTGAATACTGCGCGGTTTTCAGCAGAAGGCCTAAGAAGTGGGCTACAAGAGAGGAGATAGAGGAGATAGACTTTGCACTGCACGATGCGGTGGCTGAGGTGGCGAGCAACGTGAAGGTGGTGAGGAAGTGGCAACTCGCCGAATTTATCAAAACCCTATCACCGCCGGAGGACATTGAAGTGGAGACACCGCCGGAGGGGGCCGTGGTGGTTGACCTGAGAGATGAGGAATCGTACAGAAAATGGCACCTCCCAGGCGCGGTTAGGGCCGATTTCGACGAGGTGCTCTCGCTGGTGGATAAGCTAGGCAGGGATAAGACCTACGTCTTCTACTGCTACAGCGGAGGCCTCAGTCTCGACGTCGCAGAAAGTTTGCGCAAGCTTGGCATTAAGGCATACTCGCTGAGGCTCCGTCGCGGCACCTAG
- a CDS encoding MBL fold metallo-hydrolase, producing the protein MLDSIKSHVFVFKVRIYYDRGIYVEGRAVRFVVDPAGPIKGLVDFVLITHGHSDHVSLHAYRYPAVATKETFAAMAVRYGRPHPRRIVVSPGDVLELNEVQIAAFDAGHILGSVMYLVEVEGLQVLFTGDFNTSGSILTDGAEPVERPDVLVMEATYGDPAYVFPNRAEIYDRLIEAVEKYASDGGVAISAYPLGKAQEVAKLFGRRVGAHRTVAKYNEALGIQTGKSGEIVIVPNLRAAPSGYHRIEVSGWYVDPRLEAEARARGVHGLPLSDHSDFPSLIDFVAKTSPRLVYTVYGYSERLAMYLRRKGFKAYTIPGAYGLTRYF; encoded by the coding sequence GTGCTGGATTCTATAAAAAGCCACGTGTTCGTCTTCAAGGTGAGAATCTACTACGACAGAGGCATCTACGTCGAGGGGCGCGCCGTTAGGTTCGTGGTTGATCCCGCCGGACCTATTAAAGGACTTGTGGACTTTGTTTTAATAACACACGGACACAGTGACCACGTCTCCCTACATGCCTATAGATACCCAGCAGTAGCCACAAAAGAGACCTTCGCCGCCATGGCTGTGAGGTACGGGCGCCCACATCCTAGAAGAATAGTCGTCTCGCCCGGCGACGTCCTAGAGCTAAACGAGGTCCAGATAGCGGCTTTCGACGCGGGGCACATACTGGGGAGCGTGATGTACCTAGTCGAGGTGGAAGGCCTCCAGGTGTTGTTCACAGGAGATTTCAACACCTCCGGCTCCATACTCACAGATGGGGCTGAGCCTGTGGAGAGACCAGACGTGTTAGTGATGGAGGCCACTTACGGCGACCCAGCATATGTTTTCCCCAACAGGGCAGAGATCTACGACAGGCTTATAGAAGCGGTGGAGAAATATGCGTCAGACGGCGGTGTGGCAATCTCTGCATACCCCCTAGGCAAGGCCCAGGAGGTGGCCAAGCTATTTGGGAGAAGGGTCGGCGCCCACCGCACAGTAGCCAAGTACAATGAGGCACTGGGCATACAGACGGGAAAGAGCGGCGAGATTGTGATAGTGCCGAATCTAAGAGCCGCACCATCCGGATACCACAGAATAGAGGTAAGCGGGTGGTACGTAGACCCCAGACTCGAGGCGGAGGCCAGGGCAAGAGGCGTCCACGGCCTCCCTCTAAGCGATCACAGCGACTTCCCATCCTTAATAGACTTCGTAGCAAAAACCTCACCTAGGCTAGTGTACACAGTCTACGGCTACTCCGAAAGACTCGCCATGTACTTAAGGCGAAAAGGTTTTAAGGCATACACGATACCAGGGGCCTACGGCCTAACTCGATATTTCTAA
- a CDS encoding DNA-directed DNA polymerase yields the protein MEIRVWPLDVTYSVVGGVPEVRVFGIAEGGERVVLADRSFRPYFYVDCAGCDPHAVKTHLGRTAPVEGVELVERRFLGRPRQFLKVVAKIPEDVRRLREVAFTIPGVRGVYEADIRFYMRYMIDMGVVPCSWNVAEVEVADEKLGFLPVYRVVKWGGAVEGFPPPLRVLAFDIEVYNERGTPDPARDPIVMIAVQSSDGRLEVFEASGRDDRGVLRSFVEYVRSFDPDVVVGYNSNNFDWPYLAERAKAVGVPLRVDRLGGAPQQSVYGHWSVLGRANVDLYNIVDEFPEIKLKTLDRVAEYFGVMRRDERVLIPGHKIYEYWRDPSKRPLLRQYVIDDVRSTYGLSEKLLPFLIQLSSVSGLPLDQVAAASVGNRVEWMLLRYAYGLGEVAPNREEREYEPYKGAIVLEPKPGLYGDVLVLDFSSMYPNVMMRYNLSPDTYLEPGEPDPPEGVYVAPEVGHRFRKEPPGFIPQVLRRLVTLRRAVREEMKKYQPETSEYRILDERQKALKIMANAMYGYTGWVGARWYKKEVAESVTAFARAILKDVIGYARRLGIMVIYGDTDSLFVKKGGDLEKLARYVDEKYGIEIKADKDYEKVLFTEAKKRYAGLLRDGRIDIVGFEVVRGDWSELAKEVQLKVIELILKARDLSEARQRVIKYVKDVIERLKSGKFDLDDLIIWKTLDKELGEYKAHPPHVRAALILKKKGYKVGRGTTIGYVIVKGGEKVSERSLPYILVDDLAKIDIDYYIEKQVIPAALRIAEVIGVKEGDLRAGRSEKSLLDFFE from the coding sequence GTGGAGATCCGGGTTTGGCCTCTTGACGTCACTTACAGCGTAGTAGGCGGTGTGCCCGAGGTGAGAGTTTTCGGCATAGCAGAGGGGGGCGAGAGGGTGGTCCTCGCGGATAGGTCTTTTAGGCCGTATTTCTACGTAGATTGTGCCGGTTGTGATCCTCATGCCGTGAAGACGCACCTCGGCAGGACGGCCCCAGTGGAGGGTGTGGAATTGGTTGAGAGGCGATTTCTGGGTCGGCCGCGGCAGTTTTTGAAAGTAGTGGCCAAGATCCCGGAGGATGTCAGAAGGCTGAGGGAGGTCGCCTTTACAATTCCGGGGGTGCGGGGGGTGTACGAGGCCGACATACGGTTCTACATGAGGTATATGATAGACATGGGGGTTGTCCCTTGTAGCTGGAACGTCGCCGAGGTGGAAGTGGCAGATGAGAAGCTGGGGTTTCTTCCGGTGTACAGGGTGGTGAAGTGGGGCGGCGCCGTTGAGGGGTTTCCCCCACCTCTCCGGGTCTTGGCGTTTGACATAGAGGTTTACAACGAGCGGGGGACCCCCGACCCGGCGAGGGATCCCATCGTCATGATCGCTGTGCAGTCCAGCGACGGCCGGCTTGAGGTTTTCGAGGCCTCTGGCAGGGATGACAGAGGAGTGCTCCGCTCGTTTGTGGAGTACGTGAGGTCTTTCGACCCCGATGTCGTTGTCGGCTACAACTCGAACAACTTTGACTGGCCCTACCTCGCGGAGCGCGCCAAGGCTGTCGGCGTACCGCTGAGAGTAGATAGGCTTGGCGGCGCGCCTCAGCAGAGCGTCTACGGCCACTGGTCGGTGCTGGGGAGGGCCAACGTCGACCTCTATAACATCGTCGACGAGTTCCCCGAAATTAAGCTGAAGACTTTGGACAGGGTGGCGGAGTACTTCGGCGTAATGCGGCGGGATGAAAGGGTCTTAATACCGGGGCACAAGATATACGAGTACTGGCGGGACCCCTCCAAGAGGCCGCTGCTCCGGCAGTACGTAATAGACGACGTGAGGTCCACATACGGCCTTTCCGAGAAGCTGTTGCCGTTTCTCATACAGCTCTCCTCCGTTTCCGGCCTCCCGCTTGACCAAGTAGCGGCGGCGAGCGTTGGGAACAGGGTTGAGTGGATGCTCCTCAGATACGCCTACGGGCTGGGCGAGGTGGCGCCAAACCGCGAGGAGCGGGAGTACGAGCCGTACAAAGGCGCAATCGTGCTGGAGCCCAAGCCCGGCCTCTACGGCGATGTACTCGTCCTTGACTTCTCCTCGATGTACCCCAACGTCATGATGCGGTACAACCTCTCTCCGGACACCTACCTAGAGCCCGGCGAGCCTGATCCGCCGGAGGGCGTATACGTGGCGCCGGAGGTGGGGCATAGGTTTAGGAAGGAGCCCCCCGGCTTTATACCACAAGTGTTGAGACGGCTTGTGACGCTCCGGAGGGCGGTGAGGGAGGAGATGAAGAAGTACCAGCCAGAAACCTCGGAGTACAGAATACTCGATGAGAGGCAGAAGGCGTTGAAGATTATGGCAAACGCCATGTATGGCTACACGGGGTGGGTCGGCGCGAGGTGGTACAAGAAAGAAGTAGCCGAGTCAGTCACCGCCTTTGCCAGGGCCATACTAAAAGACGTGATCGGCTACGCGAGGCGGCTGGGGATCATGGTGATATACGGCGACACTGACAGCCTCTTTGTGAAGAAGGGCGGCGATCTGGAGAAACTTGCGAGGTACGTAGATGAGAAGTACGGAATAGAGATCAAGGCGGATAAGGACTACGAGAAGGTCCTATTTACCGAGGCCAAGAAGAGGTACGCCGGCCTTCTCAGAGATGGGAGAATAGACATCGTGGGATTCGAAGTGGTGAGAGGGGATTGGAGCGAGCTGGCCAAGGAGGTCCAGCTCAAGGTAATCGAGCTTATACTCAAGGCGCGGGACCTCTCTGAGGCAAGGCAGAGAGTAATTAAGTACGTAAAGGATGTTATCGAGAGGCTGAAAAGCGGAAAGTTCGACCTAGACGACCTCATAATCTGGAAAACACTTGACAAGGAACTAGGCGAATACAAGGCCCATCCCCCGCATGTGCGGGCGGCGCTCATATTGAAGAAGAAGGGGTACAAGGTGGGGAGGGGGACCACCATCGGCTACGTCATCGTTAAGGGAGGCGAGAAAGTATCCGAGAGGTCGCTTCCCTACATTCTGGTAGACGACTTGGCGAAAATAGACATTGACTACTACATAGAGAAGCAGGTGATACCAGCTGCTCTGAGAATTGCAGAAGTCATAGGGGTGAAAGAAGGGGACTTGAGAGCAGGTAGGAGCGAAAAATCGTTGCTTGACTTCTTTGAGTGA